The Euphorbia lathyris chromosome 3, ddEupLath1.1, whole genome shotgun sequence genome contains a region encoding:
- the LOC136222066 gene encoding alanine--tRNA ligase isoform X1, translated as MKRISSLCPSFHSYAHKASLLSPVFLVAATARVYLNPPPTGFSSFSSSPLSLVAVMPGVDPQEMEWPANKVRDTFISYFEHKDHVNWKSSPVVPVNDPTLLFANAGMNQYKPIFLGTADPNTALSKLTRACNTQKCIRAGGKHNDLDDVGKDTYHHTFFEMLGNWSFGDYFKKEAIGWAWDLLTKVYKLPADRIYATYFGGDEKAGLASDTEARDIWLQFLPPARVLPFGCKDNFWEMGDTGPCGPCTEIHYDRIGNRDAAHLVNNDDPTCIEIWNLVFIQFNREIDGSLKPLPAKHVDTGMGFERLTSILQNKMSNYDTDVFLPIFDAIQKATGARPYSGKVGADDVDTVDMAYRVVADHIRTLSFAIADGSCPGNEGREYVLRRILRRAVRYGNEVLKAQEGFFNGLVNIVVKVMGDVFPELKQNEDRIKDIIAEEEASFGKTLLKGIEKFKKAAQEVQGNFLSGQDAFVLWDTYGFPLDLTQLMAEERGLHVDVEGFNKAMDEARERSRNAQNKQAGGDIVMDADATSALHKKDVSSTDDSFKFIWFQEHETVVKAIYDGSKFLESSTTGDEVGIVLESTSFYAEQGGQIFDIGSLKGSFGTFQVTNVQVFGGFVLHIGSLTGGTGKFFAGDKVVCKVDYDRRKLIAPNHTCTHMLNFALREVLGNHVDQKGSIVLPEKLRYDFSHGKPVDPDHLRKIESIVNNQIKAELEVYAKEVTLSEAKRINGLRAVFGEVYPDPVRVVAIGEKVEELLADPENKDWLSISAELCGGTHISNTREAKAFALLSEEGIAKGVRRITAVTTDVAFKAMELASELEQEVDEASKIEGSLEKKVASLKSRVDSAPIPAAKKADIRAKISLLQNQVRKAQKKIAEENMQKAVKVATEVAEVAVSEGKQYCITRVDVGLDAAAVREAVLKVLEKKGLSAMVFSMDEITNKVVVCAGVPEKSNKIKELEVSEWLTAALEPLNGRCGKGKGGLATGQGTEGAHVDKAMELSATFAKMKLR; from the exons ATGAAGAGAATATCATCTCTGTGTCCCAGCTTTCACTCTTACGCACACAAGGCCAGTCTTCTTTCTCCCGTTTTCCTGGTGGCGGCTACTGCTAGGGTTTACCTGAATCCCCCGCCAACAGgtttctcttccttttcctcTTCTCCGTTATCTCTTGTCGCAGTCATGCCGGGCGTTGATCCACAAGAGATGGAGTGGCCGGCGAACAAAGTCAGAGATACTTTCATTAGCTATTTTGAGCACAAAGATCATGTCAATTGGAAATCCAGTCCTGTTGTTCCTGTTAATGATCCCACTCTCCTCTTTGCTAATGCTG GCATGAATCAATACAAACCTATTTTTTTGGGTACTGCTGATCCCAATACTGCCTTGAGCAAGTTAACTCGCGCGTGCAATACCCAGAAGTGCATTCGAGCAGGAGGGAAACATAATGATCTTGATGATGTGGGGAAGGACACTTACCACCATACATTCTTTGAGATGTTGGGAAATTGGTCATTTGGTGATTATTTCAAGAAAGAGGCAATTGGTTGGGCTTGGGATCTTTTAACAAAG GTGTATAAACTGCCTGCTGATAGGATCTATGCAACTTATTTTGGTGGTGATGAGAAAGCTGGTCTTGCATCTGATACAGAAGCTAGAGATATATGGCTCCAATTTTTGCCACCTGCACGGGTGCTTCCATTTGGTTGTAAA GATAATTTTTGGGAGATGGGTGATACTGGTCCCTGTGGCCCTTGTACTGAAATTCATTATGATAGAATTGGTAATCGTGATGCAGCACATTTGGTTAATAATGACGATCCTACATGCATTGAGATATGGAATCTCGTCTTTATTCAG TTTAATAGGGAAATCGATGGTTCCTTGAAGCCTCTGCCTGCTAAACATGTTGATACTGGAATGGGTTTCGAGAGATTGACTTCTATACTACAGAATAAGATGAGCAACTATGATACTGATGTGTTCTTGCCAATCTTTGATGCTATCCAGAAG GCAACAGGAGCGCGACCTTATTCTGGAAAAGTTGGAGCTGATGACGTGGACACGGTTGATATGGCCTATAGGGTTGTTGCTGATCACATCAGAACCCTTTCATTTGCCATTGCTGATGGTTCTTGTCCAG GCAATGAGGGTCGTGAATATGTTCTCAGGCGGATTCTCCGCCGAGCTGTTCGATATGGAAATGAGGTCCTAAAAGCTCAAGAAGGATTTTTTAACGG TCTTGTAAATATTGTTGTGAAAGTGATGGGTGATGTTTTCCCTGAGTTAAAGCAAAATGAAGATCGCATCAAGGATATAATTGCAGAAGAAGAGGCAAGTTTTGGCAAAACTTTGCTCAAG GGCATTGAGAAATTTAAGAAGGCTGCTCAGGAGGTCCAGGGTAATTTTCTGAGTGGGCAG GACGCATTTGTCTTGTGGGATACATATGGCTTCCCATTAGATTTGACTCAG TTAATGGCAGAAGAAAGGGGATTGCACGTTGATGTCGAAGGTTTCAATAAAGCCATGGATGAAGCAAGGGAAAGATCAAGGAATGCCCAAAATAAG CAAGCTGGAGGTGATATTGTGATGGATGCTGATGCTACGTCTGCATTACACAAGAAGGATGTATCTTCAACAGATGATTCCTTCAAGTTTATATGGTTCCAG GAGCATGAAACTGTAGTAAAAGCTATCTATGATGGTAGTAAGTTCTTGGAAAGCTCTACGACTGGTGATGAAGTTGGTATAGTTTTGGAGTCTACCAGTTTCTATGCTGAGCAAGGTGGTCAG ATTTTTGATATTGGATCACTTAAAGGGTCTTTTGGGACCTTCCAAGTGACCAATGTCCAAGTTTTTGGAGGATTTGTTCTTCATATTGGTTCTCTTACTGGAGGGACTGGCAAATTTTTTGCAGGTGATAAAGTTGTCTGTAAG GTTGACTATGATAGGCGTAAACTGATTGCTCCTAACCATACTTGCACACACATGTTGAATTTTGCTCTCAGG GAAGTACTTGGAAATCATGTTGATCAGAAAGGATCAATTGTTCTTCCTGAAAAGCTGAGATATGATTTTTCTCATG GAAAACCTGTGGATCCGGACCATTTAAGAAAGATAGAATCTATTGTGAATAATCAAATCAAAGCTGAATTGGAAGTATATGCAAAGGAAGTAACACTTTCTGAAGCCAAGCGAATCAATGGTTTACGAgcggtttttggagaa GTCTATCCTGATCCAGTTAGGGTGGTAGCAATTGGAGAAAAAGTTGAGGAACTACTAGCTGATCCAGAAAATAAAGATTGGCTATCAATATCTGCGGAACTCTGTGGAG GGACACATATTTCAAATACAAGGGAGGCAAAGGCATTTGCTCTTTTATCAGAGGAGGGAATTGCAAAAGGAGTTCGAAGGATAACTGCTGTTACTACTGATGTTGCTTTTAAGGCAATGGAACTAGCATCAGAACTTGAGCAGGAAGTTGATGAGGCATCCAAGATTGAAGGAAGCCTTGAAAAG AAAGTTGCTTCTCTAAAAAGTCGTGTGGACTCAGCACCTATTCCGGCAGCCAAGAAAGCTGACATTAGGGCTAAAATTTCTCTGCTTCAG AATCAAGTAAGAAAAGCACAAAAGAAGATCGCTGAGGAAAATATGCAGAAGGCTGTCAAGGTTGCTACAGAGGTAGCTGAAGTAGCTGTCTCAGAAGGGAAGCAGTATTGCATCACCCGTGTTGATGTTGGCTTAGATGCTGCTGCAGTCCGTGAAGCTGTTTTGAAAGTATTAGAGAAGAAG GGATTATCTGCCATGGTTTTCAGTATGGATGAAATCACAAACAAGGTTGTGGTGTGTGCGGGAGTGCCAGAAAAGTCAAACAAGATCAAAGAGCTAGAGGTGTCTGAGTGGTTGACTGCTGCTTTGGAGCCTCTAAATGGGAGGTGTGGTAAAGGAAAAGGGGGTCTTGCTACAGGCCAG GGAACTGAGGGAGCTCACGTGGACAAGGCCATGGAATTGAGTGCAACATTTGCTAAAATGAAATTGAGATGA
- the LOC136222066 gene encoding alanine--tRNA ligase isoform X2 has translation MSIGNPVLLFLLMIPLSSLLMLCCCFSTGMNQYKPIFLGTADPNTALSKLTRACNTQKCIRAGGKHNDLDDVGKDTYHHTFFEMLGNWSFGDYFKKEAIGWAWDLLTKVYKLPADRIYATYFGGDEKAGLASDTEARDIWLQFLPPARVLPFGCKDNFWEMGDTGPCGPCTEIHYDRIGNRDAAHLVNNDDPTCIEIWNLVFIQFNREIDGSLKPLPAKHVDTGMGFERLTSILQNKMSNYDTDVFLPIFDAIQKATGARPYSGKVGADDVDTVDMAYRVVADHIRTLSFAIADGSCPGNEGREYVLRRILRRAVRYGNEVLKAQEGFFNGLVNIVVKVMGDVFPELKQNEDRIKDIIAEEEASFGKTLLKGIEKFKKAAQEVQGNFLSGQDAFVLWDTYGFPLDLTQLMAEERGLHVDVEGFNKAMDEARERSRNAQNKQAGGDIVMDADATSALHKKDVSSTDDSFKFIWFQEHETVVKAIYDGSKFLESSTTGDEVGIVLESTSFYAEQGGQIFDIGSLKGSFGTFQVTNVQVFGGFVLHIGSLTGGTGKFFAGDKVVCKVDYDRRKLIAPNHTCTHMLNFALREVLGNHVDQKGSIVLPEKLRYDFSHGKPVDPDHLRKIESIVNNQIKAELEVYAKEVTLSEAKRINGLRAVFGEVYPDPVRVVAIGEKVEELLADPENKDWLSISAELCGGTHISNTREAKAFALLSEEGIAKGVRRITAVTTDVAFKAMELASELEQEVDEASKIEGSLEKKVASLKSRVDSAPIPAAKKADIRAKISLLQNQVRKAQKKIAEENMQKAVKVATEVAEVAVSEGKQYCITRVDVGLDAAAVREAVLKVLEKKGLSAMVFSMDEITNKVVVCAGVPEKSNKIKELEVSEWLTAALEPLNGRCGKGKGGLATGQGTEGAHVDKAMELSATFAKMKLR, from the exons ATGTCAATTGGAAATCCAGTCCTGTTGTTCCTGTTAATGATCCCACTCTCCTCTTTGCTAATGCTG tGTTGTTGCTTTTCTACAGGCATGAATCAATACAAACCTATTTTTTTGGGTACTGCTGATCCCAATACTGCCTTGAGCAAGTTAACTCGCGCGTGCAATACCCAGAAGTGCATTCGAGCAGGAGGGAAACATAATGATCTTGATGATGTGGGGAAGGACACTTACCACCATACATTCTTTGAGATGTTGGGAAATTGGTCATTTGGTGATTATTTCAAGAAAGAGGCAATTGGTTGGGCTTGGGATCTTTTAACAAAG GTGTATAAACTGCCTGCTGATAGGATCTATGCAACTTATTTTGGTGGTGATGAGAAAGCTGGTCTTGCATCTGATACAGAAGCTAGAGATATATGGCTCCAATTTTTGCCACCTGCACGGGTGCTTCCATTTGGTTGTAAA GATAATTTTTGGGAGATGGGTGATACTGGTCCCTGTGGCCCTTGTACTGAAATTCATTATGATAGAATTGGTAATCGTGATGCAGCACATTTGGTTAATAATGACGATCCTACATGCATTGAGATATGGAATCTCGTCTTTATTCAG TTTAATAGGGAAATCGATGGTTCCTTGAAGCCTCTGCCTGCTAAACATGTTGATACTGGAATGGGTTTCGAGAGATTGACTTCTATACTACAGAATAAGATGAGCAACTATGATACTGATGTGTTCTTGCCAATCTTTGATGCTATCCAGAAG GCAACAGGAGCGCGACCTTATTCTGGAAAAGTTGGAGCTGATGACGTGGACACGGTTGATATGGCCTATAGGGTTGTTGCTGATCACATCAGAACCCTTTCATTTGCCATTGCTGATGGTTCTTGTCCAG GCAATGAGGGTCGTGAATATGTTCTCAGGCGGATTCTCCGCCGAGCTGTTCGATATGGAAATGAGGTCCTAAAAGCTCAAGAAGGATTTTTTAACGG TCTTGTAAATATTGTTGTGAAAGTGATGGGTGATGTTTTCCCTGAGTTAAAGCAAAATGAAGATCGCATCAAGGATATAATTGCAGAAGAAGAGGCAAGTTTTGGCAAAACTTTGCTCAAG GGCATTGAGAAATTTAAGAAGGCTGCTCAGGAGGTCCAGGGTAATTTTCTGAGTGGGCAG GACGCATTTGTCTTGTGGGATACATATGGCTTCCCATTAGATTTGACTCAG TTAATGGCAGAAGAAAGGGGATTGCACGTTGATGTCGAAGGTTTCAATAAAGCCATGGATGAAGCAAGGGAAAGATCAAGGAATGCCCAAAATAAG CAAGCTGGAGGTGATATTGTGATGGATGCTGATGCTACGTCTGCATTACACAAGAAGGATGTATCTTCAACAGATGATTCCTTCAAGTTTATATGGTTCCAG GAGCATGAAACTGTAGTAAAAGCTATCTATGATGGTAGTAAGTTCTTGGAAAGCTCTACGACTGGTGATGAAGTTGGTATAGTTTTGGAGTCTACCAGTTTCTATGCTGAGCAAGGTGGTCAG ATTTTTGATATTGGATCACTTAAAGGGTCTTTTGGGACCTTCCAAGTGACCAATGTCCAAGTTTTTGGAGGATTTGTTCTTCATATTGGTTCTCTTACTGGAGGGACTGGCAAATTTTTTGCAGGTGATAAAGTTGTCTGTAAG GTTGACTATGATAGGCGTAAACTGATTGCTCCTAACCATACTTGCACACACATGTTGAATTTTGCTCTCAGG GAAGTACTTGGAAATCATGTTGATCAGAAAGGATCAATTGTTCTTCCTGAAAAGCTGAGATATGATTTTTCTCATG GAAAACCTGTGGATCCGGACCATTTAAGAAAGATAGAATCTATTGTGAATAATCAAATCAAAGCTGAATTGGAAGTATATGCAAAGGAAGTAACACTTTCTGAAGCCAAGCGAATCAATGGTTTACGAgcggtttttggagaa GTCTATCCTGATCCAGTTAGGGTGGTAGCAATTGGAGAAAAAGTTGAGGAACTACTAGCTGATCCAGAAAATAAAGATTGGCTATCAATATCTGCGGAACTCTGTGGAG GGACACATATTTCAAATACAAGGGAGGCAAAGGCATTTGCTCTTTTATCAGAGGAGGGAATTGCAAAAGGAGTTCGAAGGATAACTGCTGTTACTACTGATGTTGCTTTTAAGGCAATGGAACTAGCATCAGAACTTGAGCAGGAAGTTGATGAGGCATCCAAGATTGAAGGAAGCCTTGAAAAG AAAGTTGCTTCTCTAAAAAGTCGTGTGGACTCAGCACCTATTCCGGCAGCCAAGAAAGCTGACATTAGGGCTAAAATTTCTCTGCTTCAG AATCAAGTAAGAAAAGCACAAAAGAAGATCGCTGAGGAAAATATGCAGAAGGCTGTCAAGGTTGCTACAGAGGTAGCTGAAGTAGCTGTCTCAGAAGGGAAGCAGTATTGCATCACCCGTGTTGATGTTGGCTTAGATGCTGCTGCAGTCCGTGAAGCTGTTTTGAAAGTATTAGAGAAGAAG GGATTATCTGCCATGGTTTTCAGTATGGATGAAATCACAAACAAGGTTGTGGTGTGTGCGGGAGTGCCAGAAAAGTCAAACAAGATCAAAGAGCTAGAGGTGTCTGAGTGGTTGACTGCTGCTTTGGAGCCTCTAAATGGGAGGTGTGGTAAAGGAAAAGGGGGTCTTGCTACAGGCCAG GGAACTGAGGGAGCTCACGTGGACAAGGCCATGGAATTGAGTGCAACATTTGCTAAAATGAAATTGAGATGA